In Chiroxiphia lanceolata isolate bChiLan1 chromosome 2, bChiLan1.pri, whole genome shotgun sequence, a single genomic region encodes these proteins:
- the FAM3B gene encoding protein FAM3B, with the protein MKLSRHCLVRLTGLLLTSLAAWYLGFFIAAQVPQTTISSAEFQGIRKKPVLRAPVPKRQKCDHWSPCPPGNYAYRILSGGGKGKMAKICFEDELLISEGNGNVGRGINIATVNYKTGKVTSTKFFDMWTGDHSGEMMSFIRNAQEGTLLLMATHDDGSTLLKNDAKKLVEELGSKEIMNMKFRSSWVFITAKGFKLPDDIQKEKINHSDRKTNRYNGWPAEIQIEGCIPRNLI; encoded by the exons ATGAAGCTGAGCCGGCACT GTCTTGTGAGATTAACAGGGCTCTTGTTGACATCGTTGGCTGCTTGGTATTTGGGATTCTTCATTGCTGCTCAGGTACCCCAAACCACAATATCTAGTGCTGAATTTCAAGGCATCAGAAAGAAACCAGTGTTGAGGG CCCCAGTCCCCAAAAGGCAGAAATGTGACCACTGGAGCCCCTGCCCACCTGGGAATTACGCCTACCGGATCCTCAGTGGTGGGGGCAAAGGAAAGATGGCTAAAATCTGTTTTGAGGATGAGCT GCTCATAAGTGAAGGGAATGGTAATGTTGGAAGAGGTATAAACATTGCCACTGTGAATT ataaaacaggaaaagttACATCGACAAAATTTTTTGACATGTGGACAGGAG ACCACTCGGGAGAGATGATGAGCTTCATCAGGAATGCCCAGGAAGGGACCCTCCTGCTGATGGCGACTCACGATGACGGAAGCACCTT ATTGAAAAATGATGCCAAAAAATTAGTAGAAGAACTGGGaagtaaagaaataatgaatatgAAGTTCAGGTCAAGCTGGGTTTTTATAACTGCCAAAGGCTTCAAGCTCCCAGATGATatccaaaaagaaaag ataaaCCACTCTGATCGGAAGACCAACAGATACAATGGCTGGCCAGCTGAAATCCAAATAGAAGGCTGTATCCCAAGAAACCTGATTTGA